The window GGGTGATTGACCCGGCGCCAGGCGATATCGGTGACGTGCAGCAGGCCGTCGATGCCGCCGAGGTCGACGAAAGCACCGTAATCGGTGATGTTCTTGACGACGCCGTCGATGACCTGACCCTCTTCGAGATTCTGCACCAGTTCCTGGCGCTGCTCGGCGCGGGTCTCTTCCAGAACCGTGCGGCGCGACACCACGATGTTGCCGCGGCGGCGATCCATCTTGAGGATCTGGAACGGCTGCGAATTGTTCATCAGCGGTGCGACGTCGCGGATCGGGCGGATATCGACCTGGGAGCGCGGCAGGAACGCGACCGCCCCATCCAGATCGACGGTGAAGCCGCCCTTGACCTGGTTGAAGATGACGCCGTGAACTTTTTCGTTGTTGTTGAAGGCCTTCTCGAGCTTGCCCCAGCTTTCCTCGCGGCGCGCCTTGTCGCGCGACAGCACGGCCTCTCCGAGCGCATTTTCGATGCGGTCGAGAAACACCTCGACCTCGTCGCCGACCTTGAGGTCGCTTTCGCGGCCGGGCCCTGCGAACTCGCGCAGCGCCACGCGGCCTTCGGTCTTGAGGCCGACGTCGATGACGGCCATGTCCTTTTCAATCGCAACTACCTTGCCCTTGATGACGGAGCTTTCCTGCAGGTTGCCGCCGGCAAAGGACTCGTCGAGCATGGCGGCAAAATCGTCACGGGAAGGATTATAAGAAGCAGCAGTCGAAGCCATTTGTTCTCCAGATGCGGGTATTGCCGGCCATTCGGGTTAAAGGGCGTATCGGGCGTGAAGTGTCAGGGGTCCGCAAACCCTAACGACCGCTCTTTGCGAGAAAGCGCAAAAGCGGGCCGGCAGCTTGCCTGCACGTTCGATACGTTGGTTTTTATCCGGAACCTAAGGTTCGTCGATCTCAATAAATCGAGCTCGCGATACCGACATTCAAGGCCTGGAGCGGGCTTTCCTCCAATGACGGCATCGGTTTCGTTTGAAAGTGCTCAAACCCGCTGCCGGCCCGCTCGGACGGCCTCGACAATGTCGATGGCGGCCCGGACGCCGGCTTCTATATCCAAATTGGAGTTATCGAGCAAGTGAGCATCCGGGGCCGGTTTTAGGGGCGCAACAGGGCGATTTTGGTCGCGTTCGTCGCGCTTGAGGATATCGGCCAGCACCGCGGCCTCATCGGCGTCCTCGCCCCGGGCCCGGGCCTCCAGCGTCCGGCGCCGGGCGCGCACCCTCGGATCGGCCACGACAAAAATCTTCACGTCGGCATGCGGGCAGATCACGGTGCCGATATCGCGGCCGTCGAGCACCGCGCCCGGCGGATCGGCGGCGAATTGCCGCTGAAAATTCAACAGCACTTCGCGCACTTTGGGGATAGCCGAGACCACCGAGGCGGCGTCGCCCACTTGCTGGGTTTTCAGCGCCGGATTGCCGAATTTCTCGGGATCGAGTTCGAGCGCCGCGGAGACGGCGAGCATCTCGTTGGAAAGGTCGGCGCCCGCGTCCAGCATCGCCTTGGCAACCGCACGATAAATCACGCCGGTATCGAGGTGACGATAGCCGTAATGCTTGGCAAGCCGCTTGCCGAGCGTGCCCTTGCCTGAGGCGGCCGGTCCATCGATGGCGATGATCATGAAAACTCCGCCCCCAATGAGCGCATCATCGAGATGAAATCCGGAAAGCTCGTGGCGATGAACGCAGTATCGTCGACCTTCACCGGCTTGTCGGTGGCAAGCCCCATCACCAAAGCCGACATCGCGATGCGATGATCCATATGGGTGGCGACGAGGCCTCCGCCCACCACATGGCCCTTGCCTTCGACGATCAAATCGTCGCCCACAATCTCGACCTTGACGCCGTTGACGCGCAACATCGCGGCGGTGGCCTCCAGCCGGTCGGATTCCTTGACACGCAGCTCCTGCAGGCCGCGCATGATGGTGGTGCCTTCGGCAAAACTCGCCGCCACTGCCAGCACCAGATATTCGTCGATCATCGAGGGCGCGCGTTCGGGCGGCACCTCAA is drawn from Bradyrhizobium lablabi and contains these coding sequences:
- the cmk gene encoding (d)CMP kinase, encoding MIIAIDGPAASGKGTLGKRLAKHYGYRHLDTGVIYRAVAKAMLDAGADLSNEMLAVSAALELDPEKFGNPALKTQQVGDAASVVSAIPKVREVLLNFQRQFAADPPGAVLDGRDIGTVICPHADVKIFVVADPRVRARRRTLEARARGEDADEAAVLADILKRDERDQNRPVAPLKPAPDAHLLDNSNLDIEAGVRAAIDIVEAVRAGRQRV